In Daphnia magna isolate NIES linkage group LG6, ASM2063170v1.1, whole genome shotgun sequence, the following are encoded in one genomic region:
- the LOC116924948 gene encoding DNA repair protein complementing XP-A cells homolog — MESAKNAVETKTKSIFELDSDEETHNNEGDSGLAASLEASPVQNNKEVSHEVASDNIDSREQITSSSEDLHISKLGEDNIPSLSAFQKARIERNRQKALLLRQARLQAHPYKNGNTEEHSVIRIKNSRLIDSGGGFLINEKELEEEQQREIVITEDPAPIILPDRPHCDECEQPLHDSLLYRSFSHPVCDPCKDANDDKYSLITRTDARQEYLLKDCDLDLREPILRYILRKNPLNPNWGDMKLYLRLQIEKRALELWETLEKIEEEKELRETKREKTKIKKFNQQVKNLRMAVRSSVYKKQTAGHQHVFGEEKFDAERDLYYRKCSTCSFQQEYEKM; from the exons ATGGAGAGTGCAAAAAACGCCgttgaaacaaaaaccaaatcgATATTTGAACTGGACTCAGATGAAGAAACCCATAACAATGAGGGTGATAGTGGTCTCGCTGCCTCGCTTGAAGCCAGTCCTGtacaaaataacaaagaagTCAGTCATGAAGTAGCTAGCGATAACATCGACTCACGGGAACAGATTACCTCATCATCAGAAGACCTCCATATCTCTAAACTTGGTGAAGACAACATACCATCTTTAAGTGCATTCCAGAAGGCCAGAATAGAAAGAAATCGTCAGAAAGCCCTCCTCCTTCGCCAGGCAAGATTGCAAGCTCATCCTTATAAAAA TGGCAACACAGAAGAGCATTCTGTAATCAGGATCAAGAACTCGAGACTTATTGATTCAGGGGGTGGATTCCTCATTAATGAGAAAGAACTTGAAGAAGAACAACAAAGAGAA ATAGTGATTACTGAAGACCCTGCTCCAATCATTTTGCCTGATCGTCCTCATTGTGATGAGTGTGAGCAGCCCCTTCACGATTCATTACTTTACCGCTCTTTTTCACATCCGGTTTGCGATCCGTGCAA AGATGCAAACGACGATAAGTACAGCCTAATTACGCGAACAGACGCGCGCCAGGAGTACCTCCTAAAAGATTGCGATTTGGATTTGCGCGAGCCAATTTTACGTTACATCTTGCGCAAGAACCCTCTCAATCCCAACTGGGGAGATATGAAGCTATACTTGAGATTACAG ATTGAAAAACGAGCCCTCGAGTTGTGGGAGACCTTGGAGAagatagaagaagaaaaggaactTCGCGAAACCAAAcgagaaaaaaccaaaataaaaaaatttaaccaACAAGTTAAAA ATTTGCGAATGGCGGTACGCAGTAGCGtttacaaaaaacaaacggctGGCCACCAGCATGTTTTCGGAGAGGAAAAGTTTGATGCTGAAAGAGATCTTTACTATCGCAAGTGCAGTACGTGCTCTTTTCAGCAAGAGTACGAAAAgatgtga
- the LOC116924946 gene encoding tudor and KH domain-containing protein homolog has translation MTSDLSLLPSLKTLFATVTAGITGTLVYHYMKTNFFAEKDEEKVKESLHVEIPWDTVAHLIGRNGTSIKQIEEETCTTISFVDPGGACRLAVIRGSKDGVQLARIQLLKCVEEHAQLETTEIFVSEKTIDRLTAQESKKLREIAALSKTRIYIDSIQEKRTSLLVRGTYHQIENVRECLKEMVAEEIPTSIETSNNLPIKRSPKAVRTQPQERNEAMEYETLEPTSSDGFCEVMVSFVVSPSKFFVQKAGASSKELDCLIDDLTDFYSVKENRQQYATSKYEVGSLVAVLAPDDTCWYRGRVVSIELEEESDDDDDGILSVNLVDFGDTVTVKQPHIAILRPEFLSMNFQAIECSMAYIEPIGGGEWTEKAIEAFETLTYCASWKILMARVESNSTVNSSRIYFLKLVDTNTERDIDIATELIRLEFGSSTA, from the exons ATGACTTCTGACTTGTCTCTATTACCTAGTCTCAAAACCTTGTTTGCCACTGTCACTGCTGGAATTACAGGAACATTAGTCTATCACTACATGAAAACA AATTTTTTTGCTGAAAAAGATGAAGAGAAAGTAAAAGAATCTTTACATGTTGAGATTCCATGGGACACAGTAGCTCACCTCATTGGAAGGAATGGTACCAGTATCAAACAGATTGAGGAGGAAACCTGCACAACTATCTCTTTCGTTGATCCAG GTGGTGCTTGTAGACTTGCAGTGATAAGGGGTAGCAAAGATGGAGTACAGTTAGCAAGAATTCAGCTTTTAAAATGTGTGGAAGAACATGCTCAATTGGAAACCACTGAAATATTTGTTTCTGAG AAAACTATTGATCGACTGACAGCGCAAGAAAGCAAGAAATTAAGAGAAATTGCGGCTTTGTCAAAAACACGAATTTACATCGATAGCATCCAGGAAAAACGGACAAGCCTACTGGTAAGAGGAACCTACCATCAAATAGAAAATGTGAGAGAATGTTTGAAAGAAATGGTTGCAGAAGAAATACCAACATCAATTGAAACCAGTAACAATTTGCCAATCAAACGTTCCCCGAAGGCTGTTCGAACTCAACCCCAA GAGAGAAATGAAGCCATGGAGTACGAAACACTTGAGCCGACTAGTTCCGATGG ATTCTGCGAAGTGATGGTGTCTTTTGTAGTAAGCCCATCAAAGTTTTTTGTCCAGAAGGCTGGAGCTTCCTCCAAGGAATTGGATTGTCTCATTGATGACTTAACAGACTTTTATTCTGTGAAAGAAAATCGTCAGCAATACGCCACCTCAAAG TATGAAGTCGGTTCTCTAGTTGCTGTTCTGGCACCAGATGATACCTGCTGGTACCGCGGTAGGGTTGTCTCAATTGAGTTGGAGGAAGAGAGCGATGACGACGACGATGGCATTCTCTCGGTGAATCTCGTTGATTTTGGTGACACCGTCACAGTCAAGCAGCCTCATATCGCTATTTTGCGTCCGGAATTTTTATCGATGAATTTTCAAGCTATTGAATGCAGCATGGCTTACATTGAACCCATAGG GGGTGGCGAATGGACTGAAAAGGCAATCGAAGCATTTGAAACGTTGACGTATTGCGCCAGTTGGAAAATTTTGATGGCTCGCGTAGAGTCTAACTCCACCGTGAACAGCAGCCGCATCTACTTTTTGAAGCTCGTTGATACCAATACGGAAAGG GATATTGACATCGCCACTGAACTTATTCGGTTGGAATTTGGATCCAGTACTGCCTAA